A part of Vulcanisaeta moutnovskia 768-28 genomic DNA contains:
- a CDS encoding DHH family phosphoesterase, with amino-acid sequence MVYQLEKLRELLRNTQKICIVTHRHADLDAYACGVAVKELITKLGRDAYIVIPEGLSHDVKSFISKLSISYQGLSNCSDGSDMVILVDVSTYAQLNEFRDIIGNKPIVVIDHHEVHNITPTLAIINSSATSCSEIVAQVLKELDIEPSNEVATLLIGGILSDSGRLSRARPETFEVMAWLLRLSGRNYRDIINAMSEEMTFPERMAIVKGLLRMRVYRINDYIVCLSNVNAYESSLADTMIRAGCDIALVASEHDEEIRLFGRGSKRIAEKISLAEVFSDLARYFNGEGGGHVLAAALSTRARVDTATLLIKALSNIEQKFGIKSSRISE; translated from the coding sequence TTGGTTTATCAACTGGAGAAATTGAGAGAATTGCTGAGGAATACGCAAAAAATCTGTATAGTAACACATAGGCATGCAGACCTAGATGCATATGCATGTGGAGTGGCTGTTAAGGAATTAATTACTAAATTAGGCCGTGATGCATATATAGTGATTCCTGAGGGTTTGTCCCATGATGTCAAATCATTCATTAGTAAACTTAGCATTAGTTATCAAGGCCTAAGCAATTGCAGTGATGGATCAGATATGGTGATCTTGGTTGATGTTAGTACATACGCCCAATTAAATGAGTTTAGGGATATCATAGGCAATAAACCAATAGTCGTGATTGATCACCATGAGGTACATAACATTACACCCACATTAGCGATAATTAATTCAAGCGCTACGAGTTGCTCTGAGATAGTTGCACAAGTACTTAAGGAGTTAGATATTGAGCCAAGCAATGAGGTTGCCACCTTGCTCATTGGTGGAATCCTAAGTGATAGTGGTAGGTTAAGCAGAGCTAGACCTGAAACCTTTGAGGTTATGGCATGGTTACTTAGACTATCGGGTAGGAATTATCGAGATATAATCAATGCCATGTCTGAGGAAATGACCTTTCCAGAGAGGATGGCTATAGTTAAGGGATTACTAAGGATGAGGGTGTATAGGATTAATGATTACATCGTTTGCTTAAGTAATGTGAACGCGTATGAATCATCGCTCGCTGATACCATGATTAGGGCAGGTTGTGACATAGCATTGGTGGCCTCAGAACATGACGAAGAGATTAGATTATTCGGTAGAGGTAGTAAGAGAATTGCCGAGAAGATATCACTTGCCGAGGTATTTAGTGATTTAGCGCGATACTTCAATGGTGAGGGGGGTGGTCATGTATTAGCGGCTGCCCTAAGTACCAGGGCTAGAGTTGACACAGCCACATTATTAATAAAGGCCCTAAGTAATATTGAGCAGAAGTTCGGTATTAAGTCCTCAAGGATAAGTGAATAA
- a CDS encoding DUF3194 domain-containing protein: MSNYEILNDIANVIAEEIYRYLMHRLPEKLLEDFVINVGFTNLANYNLEISIEAMTNPLLKGLDSIINDAVEFGFKIADYLMDKFKGGELIGLSTGEIERIAEEYAKNLYSNT; encoded by the coding sequence ATGAGTAATTACGAGATACTTAATGACATAGCTAATGTGATTGCGGAGGAGATATATAGGTATTTAATGCATAGGCTTCCTGAAAAATTGCTTGAGGATTTCGTTATTAACGTGGGATTTACAAACCTCGCGAATTACAACCTTGAAATAAGTATTGAAGCAATGACGAACCCATTATTAAAGGGTCTTGATAGTATAATAAATGATGCTGTTGAGTTTGGATTTAAAATAGCTGATTACCTAATGGATAAGTTCAAGGGGGGTGAATTGATTGGTTTATCAACTGGAGAAATTGAGAGAATTGCTGAGGAATACGCAAAAAATCTGTATAGTAACACATAG